In Oceanobacillus sp. FSL K6-2867, one DNA window encodes the following:
- a CDS encoding FadR/GntR family transcriptional regulator, with translation MEFQAIQKKKKIYQTIIDQIKHSIAEGTIQPGDKLPSERALATMFKVSRTSVKEAMTVLESSGIITVRPGVGMYVNTKAKSGPLLEFSNLIGDKPYDFMNLIELRQTIEGDAAFYAAKRIKKHQRERLESDYENLLVQSLEGKIAMKEDYQFHYTIVEAANNPVMLEIIKLVADKILIHLRESRAYSITDDSLNDQVIKEHEHIFRAIIEGRPDAAKEAMWKHHQGIKLRHQQFRLNSGGIRND, from the coding sequence TTGGAGTTTCAAGCAATACAAAAGAAGAAAAAAATCTATCAAACGATTATTGATCAAATTAAACATTCCATTGCTGAAGGAACTATTCAGCCTGGCGATAAATTACCGTCAGAACGAGCGCTTGCAACGATGTTTAAAGTGTCAAGAACTTCTGTAAAAGAGGCAATGACTGTTCTGGAATCCTCTGGGATTATCACAGTCAGGCCAGGAGTAGGGATGTATGTGAACACGAAGGCTAAATCTGGACCACTTCTTGAATTTTCCAACTTGATTGGAGATAAGCCGTATGATTTTATGAATCTGATTGAATTGCGACAGACGATTGAAGGGGACGCAGCTTTTTATGCGGCGAAACGGATTAAGAAGCACCAAAGAGAACGGTTGGAATCGGACTACGAAAATTTATTAGTGCAAAGTCTGGAAGGCAAGATTGCAATGAAGGAAGATTACCAGTTCCATTATACAATTGTTGAAGCTGCAAATAACCCTGTCATGTTAGAGATTATTAAATTAGTAGCTGATAAGATTTTGATCCATTTACGTGAGAGCCGAGCGTACTCCATAACAGATGATTCATTGAATGACCAGGTTATAAAAGAGCATGAACATATTTTTCGTGCAATTATAGAAGGAAGACCAGATGCAGCAAAAGAAGCGATGTGGAAGCATCATCAAGGAATTAAATTGCGGCATCAGCAGTTTCGTTTAAATTCAGGAGGGATACGGAATGATTAA
- a CDS encoding redoxin domain-containing protein yields the protein MRRFLLAIVLLGMVGWTVYEFALASDSSDNGQEMVSDDSESEEGFAADVKKAFETAEADEAEEETTAEKEIGLEIGNLAPDFQLTTLTGEETALSDYRGSKIMLNFWATWCPPCRAEMPDMEKFHQDTDVEILAVNLTETEPHPNQVQQFADEYGLTFPILLDEKVEVATIYAIQPVPTSFMIDSEGIIQFKSIGPLTYDQMVQVSKDMD from the coding sequence ATGAGAAGATTTTTATTGGCAATTGTACTACTTGGTATGGTTGGCTGGACTGTGTATGAATTTGCCCTTGCATCTGATAGTTCAGATAATGGACAAGAAATGGTATCGGATGACTCTGAGAGTGAAGAAGGGTTTGCAGCAGATGTAAAAAAAGCATTTGAAACAGCTGAAGCGGATGAAGCAGAAGAAGAAACTACAGCTGAAAAAGAGATTGGTCTCGAAATCGGAAACCTTGCTCCCGACTTTCAATTAACTACGTTGACTGGAGAAGAGACAGCATTGTCGGATTATCGCGGCAGCAAAATTATGCTTAATTTCTGGGCAACCTGGTGTCCTCCATGCCGTGCAGAAATGCCCGATATGGAGAAATTTCATCAGGATACAGATGTCGAAATTCTGGCAGTAAACTTAACGGAAACCGAGCCTCATCCCAATCAGGTTCAGCAATTTGCAGATGAATATGGATTAACTTTTCCTATTTTATTAGATGAGAAAGTCGAGGTTGCAACAATTTATGCGATACAGCCAGTACCTACTTCATTTATGATAGACTCAGAAGGTATTATTCAGTTTAAATCTATTGGTCCCTTAACATACGACCAGATGGTACAAGTCTCAAAAGATATGGATTAA
- a CDS encoding TlpA disulfide reductase family protein — MKKAIPIVIVIGMLGWALFDFIGSSTNEEVENDAMSGNSITSPLEEDTEEVVESDEVGLERGMIAPDFEVMTLNGEQVKLSDYRGERVLLNFWATWCPPCRAEMPDMQKLYEEEDVTILALNMTETENNVERVEEFIDELGLTFPVLMDETSDVMTSYKVQVYPTSYMIDSNGRIQYITLGAMNYDQMLQQMSKID; from the coding sequence ATGAAAAAAGCAATACCTATTGTCATTGTTATAGGGATGCTTGGTTGGGCATTATTTGATTTTATTGGATCATCAACCAATGAAGAGGTCGAAAATGATGCGATGTCAGGAAATAGTATCACTTCTCCACTGGAAGAAGATACAGAAGAAGTAGTGGAATCCGATGAAGTAGGGCTGGAAAGAGGGATGATTGCCCCGGATTTCGAAGTGATGACACTAAATGGTGAGCAAGTAAAATTATCGGATTATCGAGGGGAACGCGTTTTGCTGAACTTTTGGGCAACCTGGTGTCCTCCATGTCGGGCAGAAATGCCTGATATGCAAAAGCTGTACGAGGAAGAAGATGTTACGATATTAGCCTTAAATATGACAGAGACGGAGAATAATGTTGAAAGAGTTGAGGAATTTATTGATGAGCTTGGATTAACTTTTCCAGTTTTAATGGATGAAACATCTGATGTGATGACTTCTTATAAAGTTCAAGTATACCCAACATCTTATATGATTGATTCCAATGGAAGAATTCAATATATTACTCTTGGAGCGATGAATTATGATCAGATGCTGCAGCAAATGAGCAAAATCGATTAA
- a CDS encoding FadR/GntR family transcriptional regulator, with translation MKIERKKVSELVLEELKEMIKTGKFPPNSQLPSENELVKMFGVSRSPIREALSVLAASGLIESRQGGRSWIKEVNVAEMLKQVHFEMIKVEEVQNLLELRTIVESNAAYLAAKRHKQEDIVDLKASLEAFSQTVKDPYINGFEADYAFHRIIVRSAYNPFLTQTMDNISDLHLKAVQFSLSKNQGWEVRRKTVYAEHEKIYLAIKNRDAQTAMAAVAEHLTNARIKLGDKRVIIENNTNEIH, from the coding sequence TTGAAAATTGAAAGAAAGAAAGTATCCGAATTGGTGCTTGAGGAATTGAAAGAAATGATAAAGACTGGCAAGTTTCCTCCAAACAGTCAATTGCCCTCTGAGAATGAACTCGTTAAGATGTTCGGTGTTAGTCGTTCACCTATACGAGAAGCATTAAGCGTTTTAGCAGCAAGTGGTTTGATTGAGTCCAGGCAGGGTGGTAGAAGCTGGATAAAAGAAGTGAATGTAGCAGAAATGTTAAAGCAAGTACATTTTGAGATGATAAAAGTAGAAGAGGTACAAAATTTGCTGGAATTACGTACAATTGTTGAATCAAATGCCGCTTATCTTGCTGCTAAGCGGCATAAGCAAGAGGATATAGTTGATCTAAAAGCAAGCCTGGAAGCTTTTAGTCAAACTGTTAAAGACCCTTATATAAATGGGTTTGAAGCCGATTATGCATTCCATCGAATTATTGTTCGCTCGGCTTATAACCCTTTTTTAACGCAAACGATGGATAATATATCGGATCTCCACTTAAAAGCTGTCCAGTTTTCATTATCCAAAAACCAAGGCTGGGAGGTTCGACGAAAAACAGTCTATGCTGAACATGAAAAAATTTACCTTGCGATCAAAAATCGAGATGCGCAAACTGCAATGGCAGCAGTAGCTGAACATTTAACAAACGCCCGAATTAAACTTGGAGATAAGCGCGTTATTATAGAGAATAATACCAATGAAATTCATTAA
- a CDS encoding TRAP transporter permease, whose product MENKNLATDTQNADADKEGGGGARKLKGIQAYIIAAVALGLSLFAIYVNSFMNIQEIYRNIIFLGFVLILGFSLYPAMKKGDKTKVSTIDFIWIIAGLSGTIYILFNYIVIHSVRISQAITIDYVFAALTIIALLEVARRSIGIFIPLLSLMAIVYALFGPYFPGVLGHAGFTLERLLFRFYMTTEGVFGMTLSIATTYIILFILFGAFLNASGASKLFNDLAIALAGQRRGGPAQVAVISSALTGSLSGSAVANVATTGPFTIPLMKSIGLNSRFAGAVEAAASTGGMIMPPIMGAAAFIMAGFLGVSYNIIIIAAIIPALLYYGGLVIAIDIEAKKRGLKGISKDSIPQVWSVLKEGGVLLLPLIVVIGTLLSGKTPIVAGFSGIISAIIVSWLTKDKTNRITFKKAIQTLIDGAKGTIQVTVACASVGILIAVITMTGLGTTLAYNIIDISGGNLAVILFLVMITCIVLSMGLPSTALYIVVAVTAAPALVEAGVNPIAAHFFVFWFGALSNITPPVALAAYTASGISGGDPMKTSWTALKLCLPGFIIPFMIAYNPIMVMQTDAGELATFMEGLIVFVTALLGVFALSIATFNYFSIKLNIIERIGFFAIAFLLIKPGIITDLFGLGIGAIILTWHILRANKLKQNATSGDKMVGA is encoded by the coding sequence ATGGAAAATAAAAATCTTGCTACAGATACACAAAACGCAGATGCAGACAAAGAGGGGGGCGGCGGTGCTAGAAAGCTGAAAGGAATACAAGCGTACATTATCGCTGCAGTTGCATTAGGCCTATCCTTATTTGCTATCTATGTGAACAGCTTTATGAATATCCAAGAAATTTACCGCAATATTATTTTTCTCGGATTTGTGCTTATATTAGGATTCTCCTTATACCCAGCAATGAAGAAAGGTGATAAAACAAAAGTATCAACGATTGACTTCATATGGATTATTGCAGGTTTGTCCGGAACCATTTATATTCTATTTAACTATATTGTCATTCATAGTGTTAGAATTTCCCAGGCAATTACAATTGATTATGTATTTGCAGCTCTTACAATCATTGCACTTCTGGAAGTAGCAAGAAGAAGCATTGGAATATTCATACCATTACTTTCATTAATGGCGATTGTATACGCTTTATTTGGTCCATATTTTCCGGGAGTGCTGGGTCATGCTGGATTTACATTGGAGCGTTTATTATTCCGTTTTTATATGACAACGGAAGGCGTCTTCGGAATGACTTTATCGATTGCAACGACCTATATTATTCTGTTTATTCTGTTTGGCGCTTTTTTAAATGCGAGTGGTGCAAGCAAGCTATTCAATGACTTAGCTATTGCCCTGGCCGGACAGCGACGTGGCGGTCCAGCTCAAGTGGCAGTAATATCGAGTGCGCTAACTGGTTCATTGAGTGGCAGTGCAGTTGCGAATGTAGCAACAACTGGTCCATTTACGATTCCATTGATGAAGAGCATTGGATTAAATTCAAGATTTGCTGGTGCAGTTGAAGCTGCTGCATCAACAGGTGGGATGATTATGCCACCAATTATGGGGGCAGCTGCATTCATTATGGCTGGATTTCTCGGTGTCAGCTATAACATTATCATTATCGCTGCGATCATTCCCGCATTGCTTTATTATGGCGGATTAGTAATTGCAATTGATATTGAAGCCAAAAAACGAGGACTTAAAGGGATTAGTAAAGATTCTATTCCGCAGGTCTGGTCTGTTTTAAAAGAGGGAGGCGTATTGCTGCTTCCGCTGATTGTTGTAATAGGGACATTGCTGAGCGGTAAAACCCCGATCGTAGCAGGTTTCTCAGGTATTATTTCTGCAATTATTGTCAGCTGGTTAACAAAGGATAAAACAAACCGAATTACGTTTAAAAAAGCTATTCAAACATTAATAGACGGTGCAAAAGGTACCATTCAGGTTACAGTTGCCTGTGCTTCAGTTGGTATTCTAATTGCTGTTATAACGATGACAGGGCTTGGAACCACACTTGCATATAATATTATCGATATATCTGGCGGAAATTTAGCGGTTATTTTATTTCTAGTAATGATTACTTGTATTGTGCTAAGTATGGGATTGCCTTCAACTGCACTTTATATTGTAGTAGCAGTTACAGCAGCACCTGCATTAGTTGAAGCTGGCGTAAACCCAATTGCTGCTCACTTTTTTGTATTTTGGTTTGGTGCGCTATCCAACATAACTCCACCTGTAGCATTAGCTGCTTACACGGCATCCGGTATATCTGGAGGCGATCCGATGAAGACATCATGGACTGCTTTAAAACTCTGCCTACCAGGTTTTATTATTCCGTTTATGATTGCATACAATCCAATTATGGTTATGCAGACAGATGCAGGCGAGTTAGCAACATTTATGGAGGGCTTAATCGTTTTTGTAACCGCATTACTTGGTGTGTTTGCTTTATCTATTGCTACATTCAATTACTTCAGTATAAAGCTGAATATAATTGAGAGAATCGGTTTTTTTGCAATTGCATTTTTGCTTATTAAACCAGGCATAATAACTGATTTATTTGGATTAGGAATTGGAGCAATTATTTTAACGTGGCATATTTTACGGGCCAACAAATTAAAACAAAATGCCACTAGTGGTGATAAAATGGTTGGTGCTTAA
- a CDS encoding response regulator transcription factor has translation MEQTILVVEDDKMIRNLISLYLKKAGYAVAEAADGEEAKQVFMKMHPCMVILDLMLPKLSGEEFCIWIRELERNEVSIIMLSAKVRTEDKINGLKLGADDYLVKPFHPEELMAHVEAVLRRTGQFCQKIAYDGLCIKPRKGEVLLFDKELKLTKHEFNLLYTFMENPNVVISRENLMDQLYPYADKLVSYRTIDAHIKKLRKKIENNPAVPERITTVRGMGYKFVTQ, from the coding sequence ATGGAACAGACAATATTAGTTGTCGAAGATGATAAAATGATTCGAAACCTTATCAGCCTATATTTAAAAAAGGCTGGATATGCTGTTGCAGAGGCTGCTGACGGAGAAGAAGCAAAACAGGTATTTATGAAAATGCATCCTTGTATGGTAATACTTGATCTAATGCTGCCTAAACTTTCAGGAGAAGAATTTTGTATTTGGATTCGGGAACTGGAAAGAAATGAAGTTTCCATCATTATGTTATCAGCGAAAGTCCGTACAGAAGATAAAATCAATGGTTTAAAGCTTGGAGCAGATGATTATCTTGTAAAACCTTTTCACCCGGAAGAATTAATGGCCCATGTTGAAGCTGTATTACGGCGTACAGGACAGTTTTGCCAAAAGATTGCTTATGATGGTTTATGCATTAAACCTCGTAAAGGCGAAGTACTGTTGTTTGATAAAGAATTGAAGCTGACAAAGCATGAATTTAATCTTTTATATACATTTATGGAGAATCCGAATGTTGTTATTTCCAGGGAGAATTTAATGGACCAATTATATCCCTATGCAGATAAACTGGTATCCTACCGTACGATTGATGCCCATATAAAAAAGCTGCGGAAAAAAATTGAAAATAATCCGGCTGTTCCAGAGCGTATTACAACAGTACGGGGAATGGGGTATAAATTTGTTACGCAGTAA
- a CDS encoding TAXI family TRAP transporter solute-binding subunit: protein MKLKKRFVLPLLIMLALTISACGTANGGTQYISIATASSGGTYYPIGVGIGNLWSETIDGLKATGQSSAGSVENVDLLRKNEADLAILQGLIGAQAYEGTGIFEDNAYKDLRSMAVLWPNVEHFVLMNNRVKTGTIEDIAGDSFSVGPQASGTEQSTLVIMRGIDLTKEDITPEYLGYDDTISAMRDGRLSGGSLPAGTPVSAIMDMYASKVNASVLEVTDEQLEAINGLHNAWVRYVIPADTYPGLSEEIHTIAQPNFIALSKEMDEDLVYELTKAMFENLEKVHEIHNSAKDVSLETALTGLPAPLHIGAYKYFEEQGIEIPEEIIPVEVKESQK from the coding sequence ATGAAATTGAAAAAAAGGTTTGTTTTACCATTATTAATTATGTTAGCGCTTACTATTTCTGCTTGCGGCACAGCGAATGGCGGAACTCAGTACATATCTATTGCAACAGCTTCGTCTGGAGGTACATATTACCCGATTGGTGTAGGGATAGGAAATCTATGGTCTGAAACCATTGATGGACTTAAGGCAACCGGACAATCCTCAGCTGGATCAGTAGAAAATGTTGATTTGCTCAGGAAAAATGAAGCGGATTTAGCGATCTTACAAGGTTTAATTGGAGCCCAAGCCTACGAGGGCACTGGAATTTTTGAGGATAATGCCTATAAGGATCTTCGGTCAATGGCGGTGCTCTGGCCGAATGTGGAACACTTTGTATTAATGAATAACAGAGTTAAAACAGGAACTATTGAAGACATTGCAGGTGATTCCTTCTCTGTTGGTCCCCAGGCGAGTGGTACTGAGCAATCGACACTAGTCATTATGCGAGGGATTGATTTAACAAAGGAGGATATAACCCCAGAGTATTTAGGGTATGACGATACGATTTCAGCTATGCGTGATGGCCGTCTATCTGGAGGATCACTACCAGCTGGTACGCCAGTTTCAGCAATTATGGATATGTATGCAAGTAAAGTGAATGCCAGTGTATTAGAAGTAACAGATGAGCAATTAGAAGCAATCAATGGACTGCATAATGCGTGGGTGCGTTATGTTATACCAGCTGACACTTATCCAGGATTAAGCGAAGAGATTCACACAATTGCACAGCCGAATTTTATCGCCTTATCAAAAGAAATGGATGAAGATTTAGTATACGAGCTTACGAAGGCAATGTTTGAAAATCTTGAAAAAGTGCATGAGATTCATAATTCAGCTAAAGATGTTTCTTTAGAAACAGCATTAACAGGCTTGCCTGCCCCACTTCATATTGGTGCTTACAAATACTTTGAAGAGCAAGGAATAGAGATTCCAGAAGAGATTATCCCTGTCGAAGTGAAAGAATCTCAAAAGTAA
- a CDS encoding (Fe-S)-binding protein: MAELAYEETFDCVQCGYCLPACPTYITMEKETHSPRGRINLVKMAAEGKITYSELEGPINLCLGCRACEVVCPTNVQYGTILESAKEFIEENKKKETPKRVKLFREFLFNKTIPNKKILNTVGGGIALYQKSGLQKVAHKARATNVLPENLRTFEKILPNAEGSIKRRKREEYYPPIQRPAFRIGFFTGCVMDTMFSSINTQSIKLLQLAGCEVTVIKEQTCCGALQSHSGETEITKRLAKENIKAFEKHNFDYIVNSIGGCGAMLVEYDKLFAGDPEWANRAKQFAEKNADISVILSQLNLPFEKEINRAVTYQPSCHMSNVQKRVNEPLRLLKSVPGITYLEFPKKDMCCGSAGIYNIVNYNESMELIDEKMKHLTTITPEIIVTTNPGCHLQMKVGVEREGLTEQIQVVHLIELLAEACGVEA, from the coding sequence ATGGCTGAGCTAGCATATGAAGAAACGTTTGATTGTGTACAATGCGGCTATTGCTTACCAGCTTGTCCAACATATATAACAATGGAGAAAGAAACGCACTCACCAAGAGGGCGAATCAATTTAGTGAAAATGGCAGCTGAAGGCAAAATTACGTATTCTGAATTAGAAGGGCCAATTAATCTTTGCCTTGGATGTCGAGCATGTGAAGTGGTTTGTCCAACAAATGTACAATACGGGACGATTTTAGAATCGGCAAAAGAATTTATTGAAGAAAATAAGAAAAAAGAAACGCCAAAGCGCGTAAAATTATTTCGGGAATTTTTATTTAATAAAACGATACCTAATAAAAAGATTTTAAATACGGTAGGCGGAGGAATTGCATTATACCAAAAATCCGGCTTGCAAAAGGTAGCACATAAAGCAAGAGCAACCAATGTTTTACCAGAAAACCTACGTACGTTTGAGAAAATCCTCCCGAATGCAGAAGGCAGTATCAAACGCAGAAAACGGGAGGAATACTATCCGCCAATCCAGCGTCCTGCATTTCGCATCGGATTTTTTACAGGATGTGTGATGGACACAATGTTTTCATCGATTAACACGCAAAGCATAAAATTACTTCAATTAGCTGGATGTGAAGTGACAGTTATTAAAGAGCAAACCTGTTGTGGAGCCTTACAAAGTCATAGCGGAGAAACGGAAATTACGAAAAGATTAGCGAAGGAAAATATTAAGGCATTTGAAAAACACAACTTCGATTATATTGTAAACAGCATTGGTGGCTGCGGTGCCATGCTCGTTGAGTATGATAAATTATTTGCCGGTGATCCAGAATGGGCGAATCGAGCAAAGCAGTTTGCAGAAAAAAATGCTGATATTAGTGTTATTTTAAGTCAGTTGAATTTACCATTTGAAAAGGAAATCAATAGAGCCGTGACCTATCAGCCATCCTGTCATATGAGCAATGTCCAGAAGCGGGTAAATGAACCATTGCGATTATTAAAATCTGTACCGGGGATCACATACTTAGAATTTCCGAAAAAGGATATGTGCTGTGGGTCAGCGGGAATCTACAATATTGTAAATTATAATGAGTCGATGGAATTGATTGATGAAAAAATGAAACACTTGACCACTATAACACCAGAAATAATAGTTACAACAAATCCTGGTTGTCACCTGCAAATGAAGGTTGGAGTAGAGCGAGAAGGATTGACTGAACAGATTCAGGTTGTTCATTTAATAGAATTATTGGCGGAGGCTTGCGGGGTGGAAGCTTAA
- a CDS encoding FAD-linked oxidase C-terminal domain-containing protein — MINDTIIQLLKDIIKDEKRILTDKVDLYSYSYDSSFGVYLPDVVVQPKETEEVAEMMKLANKYEIPVCPRGQGTSLSGGPLPVKGGIVFDLSKWDNKLIIDAEDMVAVVSPGVITADINNAAIEVGMIYPPDPSSSNVSTIGGNLAENSGGPRGLKYGVTKDYVIGLEVVTPEGEVIRTGGRTVKNVTGYDLTKLIVGSEGTLGIITEATLRLFPKPQANQTLMAVFDDIVDSGRAITNILSSGILPSKLEIMDNATINAVESYEPLGLPIEAEALLLIELDGHPAAIEDEIVRVQQVCESTQASEVRIANTAEEASELWRARKLVSPAIVREKPTKISEDATIPRSKIPEMFKRLKEIREKYHINLVVFGHAGDGNLHPNIIADKRDQEEMHRVEKAVEEIFEAAIELGGTLSGEHGIGTLKAPFMEMELGEIGLDMMKRIKESWDPKNVLNPGKIFPEPGQRLVLTNG, encoded by the coding sequence ATGATTAATGACACAATCATCCAGTTGTTAAAAGATATTATAAAGGATGAAAAGCGAATATTAACAGACAAAGTAGATTTATATAGTTATTCCTATGACTCCTCGTTTGGGGTATATCTCCCAGATGTAGTTGTTCAGCCAAAGGAGACAGAAGAAGTAGCCGAAATGATGAAGCTTGCAAATAAATACGAAATACCTGTCTGTCCTCGTGGGCAAGGAACAAGTTTAAGTGGCGGTCCTTTACCAGTGAAAGGTGGGATTGTTTTTGATTTATCCAAATGGGATAACAAATTAATCATTGATGCTGAAGACATGGTAGCGGTTGTTTCACCAGGAGTTATAACCGCGGATATTAATAATGCCGCAATCGAGGTAGGGATGATTTATCCGCCTGATCCGAGCAGCTCAAATGTTTCAACGATTGGTGGCAACTTAGCCGAAAATTCAGGAGGACCTCGTGGGTTGAAATACGGGGTTACAAAAGATTATGTTATTGGACTGGAGGTTGTAACACCAGAGGGAGAGGTTATTCGTACAGGTGGAAGAACTGTTAAAAATGTAACAGGATACGACTTAACAAAATTAATCGTTGGATCAGAAGGGACATTAGGAATTATCACTGAAGCTACATTACGGCTTTTTCCAAAACCGCAAGCAAATCAAACATTGATGGCAGTATTTGACGACATAGTTGATTCCGGTCGAGCAATTACGAACATTTTAAGCTCTGGAATTTTGCCTTCCAAGCTGGAAATAATGGATAATGCAACGATTAATGCCGTTGAATCCTATGAACCACTTGGACTTCCTATTGAGGCGGAAGCATTGTTATTAATTGAATTAGATGGTCACCCGGCAGCAATAGAAGATGAAATTGTACGTGTTCAGCAGGTATGTGAATCTACTCAAGCAAGCGAAGTAAGAATAGCTAATACGGCGGAAGAGGCAAGTGAGCTCTGGAGGGCTAGAAAGCTTGTATCACCTGCGATTGTCCGTGAGAAGCCGACAAAAATTTCGGAGGATGCAACAATCCCAAGAAGTAAGATTCCAGAAATGTTTAAGCGATTAAAAGAAATTCGAGAAAAGTATCACATTAATTTAGTCGTATTCGGACATGCGGGTGATGGAAATTTGCACCCGAATATTATTGCTGATAAACGTGATCAAGAAGAAATGCACCGAGTGGAAAAAGCGGTAGAGGAAATCTTTGAAGCGGCTATTGAACTTGGTGGCACATTATCTGGAGAGCATGGGATTGGTACATTAAAAGCTCCGTTTATGGAAATGGAGCTCGGAGAAATTGGATTGGATATGATGAAGCGGATCAAAGAAAGCTGGGACCCCAAAAATGTGCTGAATCCTGGCAAAATTTTTCCGGAACCGGGTCAAAGGCTGGTGTTAACTAATGGCTGA
- a CDS encoding ATP-binding protein, whose amino-acid sequence MLRSKLRSIFFPNQFIFLLTFINIAVTAVFVALSSWAIYNTACLLADGMLSMTVQKQNLFESTLYQYLWVFSLCAVFLGGLIHYYLTKKVTEPLKKLIFSTKKMKQGQYVPISVTVKRDGEIGELINHFNELAQQLETNEKQRRKLVSDLSHEFRTPLTNLNGYLRALQSGILEGDERLYQALYEESSKLTQLVEQIEKLKEWDDMAERTVVEKEAVNMKEFIGKSVKIFHWTLEQNDMDLVLDVESSIVAIDSTSISQVMSNLLDNAIRYYKGTGPIIIKGEKLPSEYKVSVTGPGRIISKADRERIFDRFYRTEKSRSRKLGGSGLGLAISKEIVERHNGKIGLQSESDIHTFWFVLPHLLQTTAHDGGLD is encoded by the coding sequence TTGTTACGCAGTAAATTGCGGAGTATATTTTTCCCAAATCAGTTTATCTTCCTATTAACATTTATTAATATAGCCGTAACCGCAGTTTTTGTTGCCCTTAGCAGCTGGGCAATTTATAATACAGCCTGCTTATTGGCAGATGGCATGCTTTCCATGACAGTACAAAAACAGAATCTATTTGAATCAACATTATACCAATATCTATGGGTGTTCAGTCTTTGCGCTGTATTTTTAGGCGGACTTATTCATTATTATTTAACAAAGAAAGTCACTGAGCCATTAAAAAAATTAATTTTTTCAACAAAAAAGATGAAACAAGGTCAATATGTGCCGATTTCAGTAACTGTAAAACGAGATGGAGAAATCGGAGAGTTAATCAATCATTTCAATGAACTTGCACAGCAATTGGAAACGAATGAAAAGCAGCGAAGAAAATTGGTATCTGATTTATCTCATGAGTTTCGAACACCACTTACGAATTTAAATGGTTATTTGCGTGCATTGCAAAGTGGTATATTGGAAGGTGACGAAAGGCTGTATCAGGCACTTTATGAAGAGTCTTCAAAACTCACCCAGCTTGTAGAACAAATAGAAAAGCTGAAAGAATGGGATGATATGGCTGAACGGACAGTGGTTGAAAAAGAAGCGGTTAATATGAAGGAGTTTATTGGAAAATCCGTTAAAATATTCCATTGGACGCTGGAGCAGAATGACATGGATCTGGTTTTAGATGTGGAGTCAAGTATTGTTGCCATTGATTCTACAAGCATTTCACAAGTAATGAGTAATTTATTGGATAATGCTATCCGTTATTATAAGGGTACAGGGCCAATCATAATAAAAGGAGAAAAACTGCCTAGCGAATATAAAGTCTCTGTAACAGGGCCAGGACGGATAATTTCAAAAGCTGATAGAGAAAGAATTTTTGATAGATTTTATCGCACTGAAAAATCAAGATCCCGGAAATTAGGAGGATCGGGCTTAGGGCTAGCTATTTCAAAAGAAATAGTAGAACGGCATAATGGAAAAATAGGATTACAGTCAGAGAGTGATATACATACTTTTTGGTTTGTATTGCCTCATCTCCTTCAGACAACGGCTCACGATGGTGGTCTAGATTAG